The following are encoded in a window of Amycolatopsis lexingtonensis genomic DNA:
- a CDS encoding hydantoinase B/oxoprolinase family protein, with the protein MSVDPILAGLFGNRLHSILAEQQNALVNTAFSAVVRESLDLACAVFDSRGEMIGQSVGGTPGHINAMATGMHHFVAAYPPETLEPGDVLLTNDPWQTAGQINDITVATPVFRDGRVVAWFASCCHAPDIGGRLVSAEAHEVFEEGLRLPILKFLRAGEVNTDLERLIRANVRTPEETIGDLYAQVTGNEVGAASLLRLLDELGLDSLDEIAAELMDRSEKALRDALRELPDGVYTNEIATDGFDDEEVVLRVKATVDGDEIQLDFAGSSPQSRRGINVVLNYTRAYASFAVKAAISPEVPHNAGSFRPVHVTAPEGSVLNCLPPAPVASRHLIGHFLPSLLIGALPGAAIAPSADALWMTIWRGHGFMLNVFQTGGMGARAGKDGLSTTGFPSGLRSTPTEVIETMAPLVQFSRELRADSGGAGRWRGGLGQVTTMGSRGGDSWSVNGNVDRVRAAASGVDGGAAGAPGRFGLREGADLPAKSRVTLAPESIVDVTLPGGGGYGPPRERPVAAVLADVVEGYVSVAAAREVYGVAVRYLGSPDALVRLPEDYAVDEERTARLRAGK; encoded by the coding sequence GTGAGCGTCGACCCCATCCTGGCCGGGTTGTTCGGCAACCGGCTGCACTCGATCCTCGCCGAGCAGCAGAACGCGCTCGTCAACACGGCTTTCTCCGCCGTGGTGCGGGAATCGCTCGACCTGGCCTGCGCGGTGTTCGACTCCCGCGGCGAGATGATCGGGCAGTCCGTCGGCGGCACGCCGGGGCACATCAACGCGATGGCGACCGGCATGCACCACTTCGTCGCGGCCTACCCGCCGGAGACGCTCGAACCCGGTGACGTCCTGCTCACCAACGACCCGTGGCAGACCGCCGGGCAGATCAACGACATCACGGTGGCGACGCCGGTGTTCCGCGACGGCCGGGTGGTGGCCTGGTTCGCGTCCTGCTGCCACGCGCCCGACATCGGCGGCCGGCTGGTGTCCGCCGAAGCCCACGAGGTCTTCGAAGAGGGCCTTCGGCTGCCGATCCTGAAGTTCCTGCGCGCGGGCGAGGTCAACACCGATCTGGAACGGCTGATCCGGGCCAACGTGCGGACGCCGGAGGAGACCATCGGTGACCTGTACGCACAGGTCACCGGCAACGAGGTCGGCGCCGCCAGCCTGCTGCGGCTGCTCGACGAGCTGGGCCTCGACTCGCTCGACGAAATAGCCGCCGAGCTCATGGACCGGTCCGAAAAGGCGCTGCGGGACGCGCTGCGCGAACTGCCGGACGGCGTCTACACCAACGAAATCGCCACCGACGGCTTCGACGACGAAGAAGTCGTCCTGCGCGTGAAGGCCACTGTGGACGGCGACGAGATCCAACTCGACTTCGCGGGTTCGTCACCGCAGAGCCGGCGCGGGATCAACGTCGTGCTGAACTACACGCGGGCGTACGCGTCTTTCGCGGTCAAGGCGGCGATCTCGCCGGAGGTGCCGCACAACGCCGGGTCGTTCCGGCCGGTGCACGTCACCGCGCCCGAAGGCTCCGTGCTGAACTGCCTGCCGCCCGCGCCGGTCGCGTCGCGGCACCTCATCGGGCACTTCCTGCCCTCGCTGCTGATCGGCGCGCTGCCCGGCGCCGCGATCGCGCCGAGCGCGGACGCGCTGTGGATGACCATCTGGCGGGGCCACGGGTTCATGCTCAACGTCTTCCAGACCGGCGGCATGGGCGCCCGGGCGGGCAAGGACGGGCTCAGCACCACGGGATTTCCCAGCGGCCTGCGGTCGACGCCGACCGAGGTCATCGAGACGATGGCGCCGCTGGTCCAGTTTTCCCGGGAGCTGCGGGCGGATTCCGGCGGCGCGGGCCGGTGGCGCGGCGGACTCGGACAGGTGACCACGATGGGGTCACGCGGCGGGGATTCCTGGAGCGTGAACGGGAACGTCGACCGCGTGCGGGCCGCCGCGTCCGGAGTGGACGGCGGCGCCGCGGGGGCACCCGGACGGTTCGGGTTGCGCGAAGGTGCCGACCTGCCCGCGAAAAGCCGGGTGACACTGGCTCCCGAGTCTATTGTGGACGTCACGCTGCCCGGTGGTGGCGGCTACGGGCCGCCGCGCGAACGGCCGGTGGCGGCGGTCCTCGCCGACGTCGTCGAGGGGTACGTCTCGGTGGCGGCGGCGCGTGAGGTGTACGGCGTCGCCGTGCGGTACCTCGGGAGCCCGGACGCGCTCGTCCGGCTGCCCGAGGACTACGCGGTCGACGAAGAGCGGACAGCACGACTGAGAGCGGGGAAGTGA
- a CDS encoding SDR family NAD(P)-dependent oxidoreductase, with protein MGRLAGKVAVVFGGARGIGLATVKEFLAEGATVYAADIREPAEEIGGYRHSTVDATDEAAVAAFVDGVLAEAGRVDVLFNNVGVHLAKPLADTTVAEFDHIFALNVRAAFLGTRAVLPHMIEQRAGSIITTSSNGGVMGRPGDPVYNATKHALVGLMKSVAVAHAHQGVRANTVNPGAIDTELLRGTLASPDDFETKQHQLVASTPAARVGEAWEVAKAVVFLASDESKFINGVVLPIDGAKAAGAMPGNRYSLDFDLGVGVVP; from the coding sequence ATGGGTCGGTTGGCCGGCAAGGTGGCGGTCGTCTTCGGCGGCGCGCGGGGCATCGGCCTCGCGACGGTCAAGGAGTTCCTCGCCGAGGGCGCGACGGTGTACGCCGCCGACATCCGCGAGCCCGCGGAAGAGATCGGCGGGTACCGGCACTCCACAGTGGACGCCACCGACGAGGCCGCCGTGGCCGCGTTCGTCGACGGCGTCCTCGCCGAGGCGGGCCGCGTCGACGTGCTGTTCAACAACGTCGGCGTCCACCTCGCCAAGCCGCTGGCCGACACGACGGTGGCCGAGTTCGACCACATCTTCGCGCTGAACGTCCGTGCCGCCTTCCTCGGCACCCGCGCCGTGCTGCCGCACATGATCGAGCAGCGGGCCGGGAGCATCATCACGACGTCGTCCAACGGCGGCGTGATGGGCCGCCCCGGCGACCCGGTGTACAACGCCACCAAGCACGCGTTGGTCGGGCTGATGAAGTCGGTCGCCGTCGCCCACGCGCACCAGGGCGTCCGGGCCAACACGGTGAACCCGGGCGCGATCGACACCGAACTGCTGCGCGGCACCCTCGCCTCGCCGGACGACTTCGAGACCAAGCAGCACCAGCTGGTCGCGAGCACGCCCGCGGCGCGCGTCGGCGAGGCTTGGGAGGTCGCGAAGGCGGTCGTGTTCCTGGCCAGCGACGAGTCGAAGTTCATCAACGGCGTCGTCCTGCCGATCGACGGCGCGAAGGCGGCGGGTGCCATGCCGGGCAACCGGTACAGCCTCGACTTCGACCTCGGCGTCGGGGTCGTGCCATGA
- a CDS encoding GntR family transcriptional regulator: protein MTVDASGLGSERHLLERSGTAERVAAILRQYITDGVFAPGERLSEPVISSALGVSRNTLRESFQLLAHERLAVHELNRGVFVRELTTDDIEDLYVVRRATECGALRRAAELPAVDLSGLQRALEDGRTAAEAEDWLAVGTASIHFHQALADLAGSERLSATMRQVLAETRLFFVLNENTREFYEPFLDYHERILRDLRRGRFDAAAASLDRYLRDAEARLLELSS from the coding sequence ATGACCGTCGACGCCTCGGGGCTGGGGAGCGAGCGGCACCTGCTGGAACGCAGTGGCACCGCCGAACGGGTCGCGGCGATCCTGCGCCAGTACATCACCGACGGCGTCTTCGCCCCCGGTGAACGCCTGTCCGAGCCGGTGATCAGCTCGGCGCTGGGCGTCTCGCGCAACACGCTGCGCGAGTCGTTCCAGCTGCTGGCCCACGAACGGCTGGCCGTGCACGAGCTCAACCGCGGGGTTTTCGTGCGCGAACTGACCACCGACGACATCGAGGACCTCTACGTCGTCCGCCGCGCCACCGAGTGCGGTGCCCTGCGCCGCGCCGCCGAACTGCCCGCGGTGGACCTCTCCGGGCTGCAACGCGCGCTGGAGGACGGGCGGACCGCGGCCGAAGCCGAGGACTGGCTCGCGGTCGGCACCGCCAGCATCCACTTCCACCAGGCGCTGGCGGACCTGGCCGGCAGCGAGCGGCTGTCCGCGACGATGCGCCAGGTGCTCGCCGAGACGCGGCTGTTCTTCGTGCTCAACGAGAACACGCGGGAGTTCTACGAGCCGTTCCTCGACTACCACGAACGGATCCTGCGCGACCTGCGCCGCGGCCGGTTCGACGCCGCGGCGGCCTCGCTCGACCGCTACCTGCGCGACGCCGAAGCCCGGCTGCTGGAGCTGAGTTCGTAG
- a CDS encoding ArsR/SmtB family transcription factor translates to MFTLRADAETVARTRFSPSLAAESLAWLKLTADAGRHPVFGDPGPLARAALAHPDVALLLDLLPRVGDVYTPDLLTPQPGTATRPGDLLDEQIARIEATTQDVLEEQVLAYTQVHWSRPLPIGARLIAESGSMPRRLAGGLARFWRDVLADDWPALHPVVDRDIAHRAKTIATHGVGAALASLHPTIGWAGDAITLAAPFDGEADIAGRELVLAPGVLSWPGTSIQVDVPGQVVLCYPALGVGTGADRPPGRLAPVVGEARAALLADLETARPTAELAARTGYSPGTVSYHLSALHRAGLVSKVRDGRYVLYRRTAQAVVLVEGALSR, encoded by the coding sequence GTGTTCACGCTGCGGGCCGATGCCGAGACGGTGGCCAGGACGCGGTTCTCGCCCTCCCTCGCCGCGGAGTCGCTGGCCTGGCTGAAGCTCACCGCCGACGCCGGCCGTCACCCGGTGTTCGGCGATCCCGGCCCGCTCGCCCGCGCGGCGCTCGCCCACCCGGACGTCGCCCTGCTGCTGGACCTGCTGCCGCGCGTCGGCGACGTCTACACCCCGGACCTGCTCACGCCGCAGCCCGGAACCGCGACCCGGCCAGGCGATCTGCTCGACGAGCAGATCGCGCGGATCGAGGCGACCACGCAGGACGTCCTCGAGGAGCAGGTCCTCGCCTACACGCAGGTCCACTGGAGCCGGCCGCTGCCGATCGGGGCCCGCCTGATCGCGGAGTCGGGCTCGATGCCGCGGCGGCTGGCCGGCGGCCTCGCCCGGTTCTGGCGGGACGTGCTGGCCGACGACTGGCCCGCCCTGCACCCGGTCGTCGACCGCGACATCGCTCATCGCGCGAAGACCATCGCCACCCACGGCGTCGGCGCGGCGCTCGCGTCACTGCACCCCACGATCGGCTGGGCCGGCGACGCGATCACCCTCGCCGCGCCGTTCGACGGCGAGGCCGACATCGCCGGCCGCGAGCTGGTCCTCGCCCCCGGCGTGCTCAGCTGGCCCGGCACGAGCATCCAGGTCGACGTGCCCGGCCAGGTCGTGCTCTGCTACCCCGCGCTCGGGGTCGGCACGGGCGCGGACCGGCCGCCCGGGCGGCTCGCGCCGGTGGTCGGCGAAGCCCGGGCGGCGCTGCTGGCCGACCTCGAAACCGCGCGGCCGACCGCCGAACTCGCCGCCCGGACCGGGTACAGCCCGGGCACCGTCTCCTACCACCTGAGCGCGCTGCACCGCGCCGGGCTCGTCAGCAAGGTCCGGGACGGGCGGTACGTGCTGTACCGGCGGACCGCGCAGGCCGTCGTCCTCGTGGAAGGGGCGCTCAGCAGGTGA
- a CDS encoding NPCBM/NEW2 domain-containing protein produces the protein MRRIGVLLLTLLGLATAVAAPATAGEPAIAATPPMGISWSRGWNQCPRIDDAKVRAAVDMLVSTGLRDAGYTYVNIAGCWAQPTRGADGALRPDTAKYPDLPGLIAYVHANGLKFGLYSGTGDQVCGRAMPGSRGHEEQDAQTFAAWGVDYLAYDTCGGENGVAAATKKMSDALKSTGRPILLAMIDTMSNNYRQWEWAPGAGAHTWQLASDLPEPLASVMQAVDQQPALAGLTGPGGWSDPGYLNFSFLDLAPRRTQFSLWALMNAPLIPNESFPLDTIANRDVIAVDQDWSGTPGFKVRDLSDGEVWAKPMSDGSVAVLLLNRGSYARTIPFDLAETGIAAAPAYRVRDLWAGTELTSTGTLRASVPALSSVFFRVWPGQPSTADPLVTLDVQLPEGFLAGQPVDGTVTLTNDGDTPIDDARYALTVPAGWQLDGPAEVDVPHVSPGSSVTREITLRPTAAPAAKLLVGASGGYTSVLGTRTATGSAEAPLVTAPPAGTTTYLSTRPWLYSENGSGPVERGSVANGRAMSVGGVGYQPNSGVGVHAPSVIRLYLGGACKSFSVQYGVDDVSSPQATVAFRVLGDGRELYATGVVRPGVKPQKLTLPVTGVQQLAIAVDDAGDGSAGEYADWIAPNVTC, from the coding sequence GTGCGAAGAATCGGCGTTCTGCTGCTCACGCTCCTCGGTCTCGCCACCGCCGTCGCCGCGCCCGCGACCGCCGGCGAGCCCGCGATCGCCGCGACCCCGCCGATGGGGATCTCGTGGTCGCGCGGCTGGAACCAGTGCCCGCGGATCGACGACGCCAAGGTCCGCGCCGCCGTCGACATGCTGGTGAGCACCGGCCTGCGCGACGCGGGCTACACCTACGTCAACATCGCCGGGTGCTGGGCGCAGCCGACACGCGGCGCCGACGGTGCGCTGCGCCCGGACACCGCGAAGTACCCGGACCTGCCGGGGCTGATCGCGTACGTGCACGCCAACGGGCTGAAGTTCGGGCTGTACAGCGGAACCGGCGACCAGGTCTGCGGACGCGCGATGCCCGGCTCGCGCGGCCACGAAGAACAGGACGCGCAAACGTTCGCGGCCTGGGGCGTCGACTACCTCGCGTACGACACGTGCGGCGGCGAGAACGGCGTCGCGGCGGCGACCAAGAAGATGAGTGACGCGCTCAAGAGCACCGGGCGGCCGATCCTGCTCGCGATGATCGACACGATGTCGAACAACTACCGCCAGTGGGAGTGGGCACCCGGCGCGGGTGCGCACACCTGGCAGCTCGCGAGCGACCTCCCGGAGCCGCTCGCGAGCGTGATGCAGGCGGTCGACCAGCAGCCCGCGCTCGCCGGGCTCACCGGCCCAGGCGGCTGGAGCGATCCCGGCTACCTCAACTTCAGCTTCCTCGACCTCGCCCCGCGGCGGACGCAGTTTTCGCTGTGGGCGCTGATGAACGCGCCGCTCATCCCGAACGAGTCGTTCCCGCTGGACACGATCGCCAACCGGGACGTGATCGCGGTCGACCAGGACTGGTCCGGCACACCGGGCTTCAAGGTCCGCGACCTGTCCGACGGCGAGGTCTGGGCGAAGCCGATGTCCGACGGCTCGGTCGCGGTGCTGCTGCTCAACCGCGGCTCGTACGCGCGGACGATCCCGTTCGACCTCGCCGAGACCGGCATCGCGGCGGCGCCCGCCTACCGCGTCCGCGACCTCTGGGCCGGCACCGAACTGACCAGCACCGGCACGCTGCGCGCGTCCGTGCCCGCGCTGAGCAGCGTCTTCTTCCGCGTGTGGCCGGGACAGCCGTCGACGGCCGATCCGCTGGTGACGCTGGACGTGCAGCTGCCGGAGGGCTTCCTGGCCGGTCAGCCGGTCGACGGCACGGTCACGCTGACCAACGACGGCGACACCCCGATCGACGACGCGCGGTACGCGCTCACCGTCCCCGCCGGATGGCAGCTGGACGGGCCCGCGGAGGTCGACGTCCCGCACGTCTCGCCGGGCAGTTCGGTCACGCGGGAGATCACGCTGCGGCCGACCGCGGCTCCGGCCGCGAAGCTGCTGGTCGGCGCGAGCGGCGGCTACACGAGCGTGCTCGGGACGCGCACCGCGACCGGTTCGGCCGAGGCGCCGCTGGTGACCGCGCCGCCGGCCGGCACGACGACGTACCTGTCGACGCGGCCGTGGCTCTACTCCGAGAACGGGTCCGGCCCGGTGGAACGCGGCAGCGTCGCCAACGGGCGGGCGATGTCGGTCGGCGGGGTCGGCTACCAGCCGAACAGCGGCGTGGGCGTGCACGCGCCGTCGGTGATCCGGCTGTACCTCGGGGGCGCGTGCAAGTCGTTCTCGGTCCAGTACGGCGTCGACGACGTCTCGAGCCCGCAGGCGACGGTGGCGTTCCGGGTCCTGGGCGACGGCCGCGAGCTCTACGCGACCGGGGTCGTCCGGCCCGGCGTGAAGCCGCAGAAGCTGACGCTCCCGGTCACCGGGGTGCAGCAGCTGGCCATCGCGGTCGACGACGCCGGCGACGGCTCGGCCGGCGAGTACGCCGACTGGATCGCGCCGAACGTCACCTGCTGA
- a CDS encoding NPCBM/NEW2 domain-containing protein, giving the protein MAAAIAACTTVVAVVPATPAAAEPQYFAAQRVGERPPMGWNSWNKFGCEIDENLIRGAADALVSTGMKDAGYQYVNIDDCWAEQNRTADGKLEPNHERFPHGIKALADYVHDKGLKLGIYTSAGTLTCQKTMPGALDHEEADAQSFADWGVDYLKYDNCNNQGRPAIERYTKMGDAIKKTGRPMVYALCEWGENDPWTWGRDAGAQLWRTTGDISDNWGSLTGILDQQVGLEKYSGPGGWNDPDMLEVGNGGMTDAEYRAHFSLWALLNAPLLAGNDLPAMTPATKAILENKDVIALDQDWAGVQGHKIRDDGDTEVWAKPMSDGSAAVVLFNRGSASTAMTTTAKELNLAGHSFRVRDLWTGTQTETSGTVRAAVPAHGSATFRVRPEKKPSAAPLTTLALPNPDYVPADRPLTTTLKVTNDGSTPIAQVRTSIAAPAGWRLRGPGAFTVPVVAPGRTWQQNVTFEPVAPAGERVTLVAKASYLTLYGQRSLTSEGSSPLVTRPAAGTTALSKAAWMSSDNGWGPVERGTSNGESAAGDGHRITIAGVGYDDGIGAHAPSSVRVYVGAACTSVRALVGLDDENSGGSAGFRILGDGKELAATGVLHPGDKAQPLEAALAGVQVLELAVTDGGDGNTNDHADWADAAITC; this is encoded by the coding sequence ATGGCGGCCGCGATAGCCGCCTGCACCACGGTGGTCGCGGTCGTACCGGCCACCCCCGCGGCCGCCGAACCCCAGTACTTCGCCGCCCAGCGCGTCGGTGAACGCCCGCCGATGGGCTGGAACAGCTGGAACAAGTTCGGCTGCGAGATCGACGAAAACCTCATCCGCGGCGCCGCCGACGCGCTCGTGTCGACCGGCATGAAGGACGCGGGCTACCAGTACGTCAACATCGACGACTGCTGGGCCGAACAGAACCGCACGGCCGACGGCAAGCTCGAGCCGAACCACGAGCGCTTCCCGCACGGCATCAAGGCGCTCGCCGACTACGTCCACGACAAGGGCCTCAAGCTCGGCATCTACACCAGCGCGGGCACGCTGACCTGCCAGAAGACGATGCCCGGCGCCCTCGACCACGAGGAGGCCGACGCACAGTCGTTCGCCGACTGGGGCGTCGACTACCTCAAGTACGACAACTGCAACAACCAGGGCCGCCCGGCGATCGAGCGCTACACGAAGATGGGCGACGCCATCAAGAAGACCGGCCGTCCGATGGTCTACGCGCTCTGCGAATGGGGCGAGAACGACCCGTGGACGTGGGGCCGTGACGCCGGCGCGCAGCTGTGGCGGACAACCGGCGACATCAGCGACAACTGGGGCAGCCTGACCGGCATCCTCGACCAGCAGGTCGGCCTGGAGAAGTACAGCGGGCCCGGCGGCTGGAACGACCCGGACATGCTCGAAGTCGGCAACGGCGGCATGACCGACGCCGAGTACCGCGCGCATTTCTCGTTGTGGGCGCTGCTGAACGCGCCGCTGCTGGCCGGGAACGATCTGCCCGCGATGACCCCGGCCACCAAGGCGATCCTCGAGAACAAGGACGTCATCGCGCTGGACCAGGACTGGGCCGGCGTGCAGGGCCACAAGATCCGCGACGACGGCGACACCGAGGTCTGGGCGAAGCCGATGTCCGACGGTTCGGCCGCGGTCGTGCTGTTCAACCGCGGTTCCGCGAGTACGGCGATGACCACGACGGCGAAGGAGCTGAACCTCGCGGGCCACAGCTTCCGCGTCCGCGACCTCTGGACCGGCACCCAGACCGAGACGTCGGGCACCGTCCGGGCGGCCGTCCCGGCCCACGGCTCGGCCACGTTCCGCGTCCGGCCGGAGAAGAAGCCGTCCGCCGCGCCGCTGACGACGCTCGCCCTGCCGAACCCGGACTACGTGCCCGCCGACCGGCCGCTGACCACCACGCTGAAGGTCACCAACGACGGCAGCACGCCGATCGCGCAGGTGCGCACGAGCATCGCGGCCCCGGCAGGCTGGCGGCTGCGCGGCCCCGGCGCGTTCACCGTGCCGGTCGTGGCGCCCGGCAGGACGTGGCAGCAGAACGTCACGTTCGAGCCGGTCGCGCCCGCGGGTGAGCGCGTCACGCTCGTCGCGAAGGCGAGCTACCTTACGCTGTACGGCCAGCGCAGCCTTACGTCGGAAGGCAGCTCACCGCTGGTCACGCGCCCGGCCGCCGGGACGACGGCGTTGTCGAAGGCCGCGTGGATGTCGTCCGACAACGGCTGGGGCCCGGTCGAGCGCGGGACCAGCAACGGCGAGAGCGCGGCGGGTGACGGGCACCGGATCACGATCGCCGGCGTGGGCTACGACGACGGGATCGGCGCGCACGCCCCGTCGAGCGTGCGCGTCTACGTCGGCGCGGCCTGTACGTCGGTCCGCGCGCTCGTCGGCCTGGACGACGAGAATTCGGGCGGCAGCGCGGGTTTCCGCATCCTCGGGGACGGCAAGGAGCTCGCCGCGACCGGCGTCCTGCACCCCGGTGACAAGGCTCAGCCGCTCGAAGCTGCGCTGGCCGGCGTGCAGGTGCTGGAGCTGGCCGTGACCGACGGCGGCGACGGCAACACCAACGACCACGCCGACTGGGCGGACGCCGCGATCACCTGCTGA
- a CDS encoding CaiB/BaiF CoA transferase family protein, whose protein sequence is MPEGFRPLDGIKVVDLSRILAGPYCTQYLGEMGADVVKVEPPGHGDDTRGWGPPFVGDEAVYYLAANRNKRGIVLDLKSDRGREALRRLVADADVLVENFRPGTLEKWGIGYSSLAESNPRLIHVSITGFGQTGPYRDRAGYDLVAQALGGVMSLTGEPDGAPAKVGLPVADLNAGTWAIIAVLMALQARHTTGRGQYLDVSLLDSQLAWHVYAAGAHFYDAPRPRRMGSAHPSIVPYQAYHAADGWLIIAVGSEKLWHAFCGVLELDIASDPRFSSNALRAAHRDELNALLEPVLVTRTVAEWSKSFDAAGIPAAPINEIDDVYADPWTAARDQVVRLPHPTVGTYVGTGFPVKASDTPARASSAPPTLGQHTAEVLGELGYSPEEIAEFLE, encoded by the coding sequence ATGCCCGAAGGATTCCGCCCGCTCGACGGGATCAAGGTCGTCGACCTGTCCCGCATCCTCGCCGGCCCGTACTGCACCCAGTACCTCGGCGAGATGGGCGCGGACGTGGTGAAGGTCGAGCCCCCGGGCCACGGCGACGACACCCGCGGCTGGGGTCCGCCGTTCGTCGGCGACGAAGCCGTCTACTACCTGGCGGCGAACCGGAACAAGCGCGGGATCGTCCTCGACCTCAAGAGCGACCGCGGCCGCGAGGCGCTGCGCCGGCTGGTCGCGGACGCCGATGTGCTCGTCGAGAACTTCCGCCCGGGCACGCTGGAGAAATGGGGGATCGGCTACTCGTCGCTGGCCGAGTCGAATCCCCGGCTGATCCACGTGTCGATCACCGGGTTCGGGCAGACCGGGCCGTACCGCGACCGCGCGGGTTACGACCTGGTCGCCCAGGCCCTCGGCGGCGTGATGTCCCTGACCGGCGAGCCCGACGGCGCGCCGGCGAAGGTCGGGCTGCCGGTGGCGGACCTGAACGCGGGGACGTGGGCGATCATCGCCGTGCTGATGGCCCTGCAGGCGCGGCACACCACCGGCCGCGGGCAGTACCTCGACGTGTCCCTTTTGGACAGTCAGCTGGCGTGGCACGTTTACGCGGCGGGCGCGCACTTCTACGACGCGCCCCGCCCGCGGCGGATGGGCTCGGCGCACCCGAGCATCGTCCCGTACCAGGCGTACCACGCGGCCGACGGCTGGCTGATCATCGCGGTGGGCAGCGAGAAGCTGTGGCACGCGTTCTGCGGGGTGCTGGAGCTGGACATCGCTTCGGACCCGCGGTTTTCGTCGAACGCTTTGCGGGCCGCGCACCGCGATGAGCTGAACGCTCTTCTGGAACCGGTGTTGGTCACGCGCACGGTGGCGGAGTGGTCGAAGTCCTTTGACGCGGCGGGTATTCCGGCGGCTCCGATCAACGAGATCGACGACGTGTACGCGGATCCGTGGACGGCGGCGCGCGACCAGGTGGTGCGGCTGCCGCACCCGACGGTGGGGACGTACGTGGGGACGGGGTTTCCGGTGAAGGCGTCCGATACCCCGGCGCGGGCTTCGTCGGCGCCGCCGACGTTGGGGCAGCACACGGCGGAGGTGCTCGGGGAGCTGGGGTACTCGCCGGAGGAGATCGCGGAGTTCCTGGAGTGA
- a CDS encoding aspartate aminotransferase family protein: MAAQHALWHPFADMGAVDGDRMVITRGEGSYVWDDGGRRYFDATASLWYANFGHGRPEITDAVAKQLRTLDSYNLFGYNANEPAIELADRVAALAPEPGSKVFFGSGGGDVIDTAVKLARAYFAHTGRPEKVHVIGRAQGYHGTHGFGTVVGGIPANAAGFGPQPPDFSHVPYDSAAALEAEIERVGAARVAAFFCEPVIGAGGVLLPPDGYIEEVAAICRRHDVLFVADCVIAAWGRLGTWFGIDRWAVRPDMITTAKGITGGTIPLGALIVAPRVAEPFFTGAPGAPIFRHGATYAGHPVACAAGLATLDIYERDGLIPRGRELEKPLADAVSGVSGHPLVAEVRAGLGFLAAVELTAEVMDADPGAPVKLQRACRDEGVIVRNLGRGVAVSPPLIAAEPELDLLAEALPKALDRLAAQR; the protein is encoded by the coding sequence ATGGCAGCACAGCACGCCCTGTGGCACCCGTTCGCCGACATGGGGGCGGTCGACGGCGACCGGATGGTCATCACGCGTGGCGAGGGGTCGTACGTCTGGGATGACGGCGGGCGGCGGTACTTCGATGCGACCGCGTCGCTCTGGTACGCGAACTTCGGGCACGGGCGGCCGGAAATCACCGACGCCGTCGCGAAGCAGCTGCGGACGCTCGACTCGTACAACCTGTTCGGCTACAACGCCAACGAACCGGCGATCGAGCTGGCGGACCGCGTCGCCGCGCTGGCGCCGGAGCCCGGCTCGAAGGTGTTCTTCGGCTCGGGTGGCGGGGACGTCATCGACACCGCCGTCAAGCTGGCGCGGGCGTACTTCGCGCACACCGGGCGGCCGGAGAAGGTGCACGTGATCGGCCGGGCGCAGGGGTACCACGGCACGCACGGCTTCGGCACCGTGGTCGGCGGCATCCCGGCCAACGCGGCCGGCTTCGGTCCGCAGCCGCCGGACTTCTCGCACGTGCCGTACGACAGTGCGGCGGCGCTGGAGGCGGAGATCGAGCGCGTCGGGGCGGCGCGCGTGGCGGCGTTCTTCTGCGAGCCGGTGATCGGCGCGGGCGGTGTGCTGCTGCCGCCGGACGGGTACATCGAGGAGGTCGCGGCGATCTGCCGCCGCCACGACGTGCTGTTCGTCGCGGACTGCGTGATCGCGGCCTGGGGCCGGCTCGGCACCTGGTTCGGCATCGACCGCTGGGCCGTCCGGCCCGACATGATCACGACGGCGAAGGGCATCACCGGCGGCACGATCCCGCTGGGCGCGCTGATCGTGGCCCCGCGGGTCGCGGAACCGTTCTTCACCGGCGCGCCGGGCGCCCCGATCTTCCGCCACGGCGCGACGTACGCGGGCCACCCGGTGGCGTGCGCGGCCGGCCTGGCGACCCTGGACATCTACGAGCGCGACGGCCTGATCCCGCGCGGCCGCGAACTCGAGAAGCCACTGGCCGACGCCGTGTCGGGCGTGAGCGGGCACCCGCTGGTGGCAGAAGTCCGCGCGGGGCTCGGCTTCCTCGCGGCCGTCGAGCTGACGGCGGAGGTCATGGACGCCGACCCGGGCGCGCCGGTGAAGCTGCAGCGTGCCTGCCGGGACGAGGGTGTGATCGTGCGGAACCTCGGGCGCGGGGTCGCGGTGTCACCGCCGCTGATCGCGGCCGAGCCGGAGCTGGACCTGCTGGCGGAGGCGCTGCCGAAGGCCTTGGACCGGTTGGCCGCCCAGCGCTGA